ACATAACAATACTACATAATATCACGTCttaaaatagtattagtgTAACTTTAAATGCACTCTCTTTATTGTTTGACCACTTCAAAATGAAGGAAATGAAAGTGGAAAGAGAGTGCAAGTATAATGAATTCTATACTTTCAGAAGTGGGCAAGTGTTTTTCTTGAGATTGACGTAGTATAAAAgtgattgatattttgtcGAAGTTGGAAAGAAATTTCcaactatataaatttttatattctttttttttttaattacaactaatacgtcatattttttcttgaaattggTGAAAAGTAGAGGTAATGAATGACATTTTGTCATTTGCAATTAACTTCAACAAGATGTTTTTAATTGGTTGGAGGAGAAGCATGTTACTATtcaattatactcccttcgtcccataaaagttcaGACAAAACTTTTAGGTACGGaggttaaaaatttatattaaataaataagaaagatgaaaaaaagtaggaaagataagagagtatagtaaatgataaaaaaaaaaaagaatgattagatattttgtcttttcttaaaaaagaaaatgactcaactttgttgagacggactaaaaaggaatacgactcaacttttatgggacgaagagagtagtATTTTACATACGCTAGCtttcaaaaatacaaattttgattaaaataattatcgCACAACCAATGCTTAGCAATATGTTAAACATAGCATATTGGTGGTACGCAACACGCGAAAGAGTTGAGCAATAGTTACTtaagtatacaaaaaaaatgtgcatttgaaattgtaaaattatgtgttctTCATATATTGAAGTTTTACTCCCTAACTACATATGATTATAAAACTCACAggagtatttttaaatgttgcatGTTCTTACAACCTTCTCTTTTAACAATTCAAATATAGTTAGAACAACAAACTCCATCAATGGCCTTGTCTCCCTCTCATCACTTCATTGATATTCTTCTCACTTCAATTAGGGCAAGGTTAGATGTCACTCATAAATGAACACACAATTTCTCAGTCAATaggataaattgaaaataaaaaagaactGCATGAGATggtaagaaataaaagaaatggaacTAGAACAAAATATGGCCTAGAGTAGAGGATAATGAGACAAGGTGAGATGTTACATAACTAGCAAGGAGTGTCAGCTTACACAACAGAAATTGGGTCTTTTTCAACATATCAATAAACCTTAAGAAGCTACGGCGGGGAACTGCTTCCTAGCATGCTCGGGTACCAGTTTCGACAGCAACTCTAACGATGCTCCCTTTAGCTCTGAAAATGCAAGAATCGGCGTCAGGAAAACAGAATTCAGCATGGATTAAGCGAGATCGCAatagatgagagagaaagaccTGCAGGCTTAAAGTTAAAAAGTGGAGGCAGTGGACGGCCATTAGGAAGCCGGGTATTAGGATCGCGGAGTTCATCAAAGAACGGGTGGATGCAAGCTTCCaacttgaaaaaaataaaagtgcaaAGATATATCAGTTTATGTCACACAAGTTCTTGTCATGTGGCTAAGACAAGTGCGGTCCTCTTAAAAGCACATAgtaacaacaaaaacaaaaaagccGGACATGATGCATCAAAAGAATGGAACTCACAGCAGAGTATCGTAAGTTTGGGGAGTACTGAAGCAGCCTAGATACAAGATCCACAGCTTCAGGGGGAGTCCTTTTGTGAAAAATCTACAAAGAAAAGTATAATCAGCGATTCAGCATATAAAGAGCTAAAGCATTGGAGGCATGGTGATCAACAGATACGGTGTCCAACCTTGTGCCATGGATGAGCCTTAATTTGAGGAAACTTGAACTCCGTATAATTTGGGTTCATGCATTTTATTTCCTCGCGAGTTGGTGTTCCAAGAACCTAGATGTAACCATACAAGAACCAAGTCAGTCCGAATTTAGTTATTAGGAAATCAGATGAAAGCAAAACAGAGTGCCCCAGGTGTTCGTCTAAAGTAATTAGGCATGCTTACCTTGATAATTTCTACAAGCTGGTCAACTCCACTCTCACCAGGAAAGAGCGGCTACCAAACAATAAAAAGTGTGCAGAGAGAAGATTATAAGataaatatatgttatatgGGACTATGCTTTAGAATAGAAATGGTTTAGCTTATTAAGAACCTGGCCAAGAAGAAGTTCAGCAAGGACACACCCAACAGACCAGATGTCAATGGCGCTGGTGTATTCAGTTGCCCCGAATATCAGTTCAGGTGCACGATAGTACCGGGAAcaaatatatgatatatttggCTCGCCTTTCACCTGATACATGTGATGGAATACTTTAAGCTTTTTTCAGTGGATAAGAATACTCCCATGTTAAGGAAACATGAAAGACATCaatattcatcaaaaataggaaatttttTGGTTCAATGCTGACaacattttaataagaaaagcGCAAACAAAACTGGTAGTTCAATGTGgtaaataattgaaacatCAGTCACAATATCAGAGTTACAAGTGAAGCAAAATACCAAAACTTTTGCACTTCCAAAATCACAGAGTTTGAGCTGATGTGTATGGGGATTGACCTGTAACAGTAGATTGAAGTAGTCAAATGACAGTATCtcaatttgtttaattacttACGGAAATAAGTGCGTACCAAAAGGTTTTGAGGTTTAATGTCTCTGTGGCAAACTCCTATGCCATGAATATATGCCAAAGCTCTAAAAATCTGAGACGATAGAACTCATAAGACAGTTTGAGACTGCAGCTAATGTTTATATCAAGGCATGAGCAGTAAAAAGTTGGCTAACCTGATACGTATAAAGCTTGACGTATATCATAGGCATCCGCTGGTTAGCTTTGCTATAGTGTCTACCCACACGATAGACTGTCTCCGGCACATATTCGAGAACTAAATTCAGGTAGAGTTCATCTTTGTCAGTGGTTGAGAAGAAACAGTGCTTAAGAGATACAACATTTGGGTGATCCAGAAGGCGCATTGTTTGCAATTCACGGTTTTTGTATCTCTTATCCTGCAAAACTTTCTTGATTGCAACTGTTTCACCTGCTTCAAGACATTTGGCCTGCAATTTAACAAGCACAGCTCTTAACATCTTCTCTTTATAATCAAACCAGCACCAATGATGTATAATTGGAACACGTTATTCTAGTAGAATCTACAACCCTTTTAGTTCAACAAAGGATCAAACTAAATCCACTCAACATCACTAACTGAACTTTCCTAAACCATCATAAACTATGTAACAAAAAAcccataaaagaaaaaattcttACCTGGAACACAATTCCAAAAGAACCCTGCCCTACAATGCGCTCAGCCATATAACTTATAGTCTGACAAGAGATGTAACAGAGAGATCAGACAACATTAATCactttaataaaacaaactttacaagaaaataaggaaaacacCAAACAAAAGGCCAATATTCAGCCACAGTCTTCATTCATAGCACAATTACAGAAGATCATTAGTCCTTAAAGTGATTTAGCTGATATTTACATTACATTTGACAAGAGAAAAAGCCGACATAGTAAGAGCAAGAGTGTTTCACAACCCATTTAGTTATGTATAAACAGAAACACAAGCATCATGGACATAATGCGTACATCAGGATTCCATAAGATAAACCATCTGACCGTAGTATAGCATATAAGGCTCATAATTTGAATAAGCTCCATATCACATGACAATATACAGACAAATGAATCATACACTTGCATGGTTTCATTGGTTTGTCAAAAACACATAAAGGTGCAATCTGAGACAATGTAGGAAGGTAACATAAGATCCTCCACGTGCAAAAAACTTCTTCTACTTCTCTGtcccttttcattttatatcaCTCCAAATCAGAATACTCGAGACAAGATTCCTAGGCCCACCTAAATCTTAAGCTCATCATAGttctttgaaaaaaaactTCCAAGCAGATAGCTACAGTTGCAATAAAACCACAAACAACCAATCCTAGAAAGATTAAGTTACCTCACTTATCTCAAATCACCGGCATATACTATTACAAAGTAACCCAGACTTCCTAAACTGAAACACCAACTTCAAACCAAAAAACTCCAACATAATACCTGCTTAGGCTGACCATTTTTACCCCCAATCGTCGTCACAATTATGTGCCCCGTCTCAGTTCCATTTCCATCTACTACAGCAGCTTCCATTTCCTgcaaccaaaaccaaaatcacaACCAATATAAACATCAACACCAATGCATCCAACATGAGAAAACAAACCTTTTCAACCTTCTCATCTTCGATCTTCATCTCGTTGATTTCCTCCGGGAGCTTATCCACAAGCATCGCATCACATTGCGGCTTATCAGCCGCTACACCACCCGAAGCCATACCTCTAAACGCAAAGCATCGATAACCTCACAAATCCAGCTCCAGCTTCAAACCCTAACAATAACCACATCACATCCCCCAAAAATCACACACGGCAACACCATAATTAGCACCTTTCCTAGAAAAATTGACTCCCAAAGCAGGCGAATAGCAGCATTTCACGAAGCAAGTAAAAGGAAAACATACCTACAGCTGCCGATCATCCAAATCACCAAGCTGTGGATCAACACAGAGCTcgcaatcaatcaatcaaccAATCAAACTAGTGCGCACAAGAGATTTAAACAATACAACCGGAAAAGGATGAGCTTACATAGAGGTTAGAGCTGTCGCTTTCCGCAAAAGCTTTGACTGGCTGagaaacacacacacagtctctctctctctctctctctctctctctagaatcTCTCGGGTTGACTGATGTGTAAAAATCATGTGAAGTAACATTTGCTGTGACGGAACCCAAAGGAtttcataaatcaaaattcataaagagTTTAGGAGTCCGGAAAGCTTAGATAGATGCCACGTGTCTGGTTATGGTTGGGCCCTGCTTGGTTGAACTAAATTGATTTCgatcatttaattcatttccATATCATTGTAGTCTTCCTTTTGTCCCACTAAATAAAAGGATAATCATAACAATGagtaaatttatgatttaatatgaggatcatattattatcttaattgtgttatatgaaatattaaaattacttttattagataattttatagtaagcatcctgaaatagtaaaataaaaatagtctgGTCTCTTCATATCGAAGTCgactataatttattaaaactaagTTCATGTCTCATATCACGAGTTTTGGAACAAGACGAAGAGCACTCTTCTTGTGCAATACAAATCCCGGTCGAGCAACGAAATCAACATCTTCTTCCTTGCTTTCGGGAGGCAATTCCCAATCAAATTTGTACACAACATTCGCGAGTGCAAGTTCGATTTTGATCATTCCCATTCCAATCCCTGGGCACACTCTTCGACCGAATCCAAACGGGATCACCTCCGGATTCTGACCCCTCACGTCGATGGTCTTCATCCCCAAGAATCTTTCGGGCAAGAACTCTTCCGCGTCTTCCCACTTGGTCGGGTCTCTTGCAATAGCCCATGCATTGATATACATCATGGTCCCACCTTCAATCTCATAACCATTTATGCTGCACTTATTGGTCGTCTCTCTTGGCAGTAAAAGTGGACCGGGTGGATAAAGTCGCAGAGTCTCTTTCACAACTGCCCTCAGATATGGAAGTTTCTCTATGTCTTGCTTGTCAATGAGATCTTTGTTTTCAGCCACTTTCCGTATATCCGCCCTGCAGTTTCTTCATCAATGAAGGCTTACTCATCAACGTTGTCATCACCCACACTAAAGCAGTTGAAGTCCCGTTGTTGCCTCCAATTATAAAACTCTGTGATTTCGATCAACAATgatattttctgattttcacTCCAAcgaaattgaatttattactTAAAATCGTCTTTTTTTTGCCACATTTTCAGCTAACACGCCAGCTTCGatttagaaaaaagttactttTAGACAAGAAAAAATCAGAAGAGCCAAAAGTATCAAAAAGTTTTTACCACAATTATCGCTTTGATGTGTTCAATTGTGAGATCAAACGACGTCGTTCCATCTCTCATCATCCTCAGCAAAACAACAATCAAATCTCCATCCATTGATCTCGCCCTCTTCGGATTCATGTGCTCTTCAATCAGTTCTTCGCAGAAACAATCCATGTCTCGAAAAACCTTCTCCAGCTTCGCCGCCGCGCCGGAAAAATCGTCGATCCACCGCAGCCAAGGGAAGTAATCCCCCACGTAGAATCCCGCAAGCACAGCCTCCGCATCATGAGCAAGTTCGAATAAGGGTTTTTCCTCCTTGTCACATCTCTTCCCAAACGCAGCCCTACACACAACGTTGCTAACAAACGACATCATCGGCTTGCTCAAatcgacggcggcggcggagatcTCCGACGCTTCCTCGATGAGGATCGGGTGCAGCGACTGAAGAGATGGACGGTTGAGATCTTCCTCAGCTCCTTCGAGGGTTCGTCGTGAGGCGTGAAGGCGAAGCCGAGGCCGTTGCAGGAGAGCTTCGTGAAGGCGGCGAGGGAGGGGCGGTTGGAGCAGGCGAGGTCGTGGGACCTCGCGATCTCCTTGACTGCGCTGGCCGAGGGGGCGGAGCCCGAGGTTGAGGGACATGACGGGGCCGTAGCGGAGGGAGAGGTGGGTGTAGAGGGAATGGCGGTCGAGGCGGTGGAGGTTGCCGATGAGCGGGAGGCGCAGTGGGCCAGGGGGACGCAGTTTAGGGTTTTGGGTTTCGGAGTATAGAGTAATGAGGAGTATGGGAAGAGGTTGTgctaaacaaaaataatgggTTTAAGCTTTTATATTGAGTGTATAAAAATAGTAGATTAGTTGAAAGTTGATTAATTACATGGAAGGTTATGGTTTGTGATATTAATGGCAACCATATATATCTACTATAACTAGTTTATTGCTTGTGTAGTTAATATTAGTATGTAATGGGTTATAATTAGTGTTTACTAcagatatatacatatatacccAAATTTTAGATTGATATATAAGGTCTATCTCCGATCATTTATacaaaactcaaatccatttttaaatatatgtcatattaaaagtagttttactccaactatttacaccaaattcaaattttataccatttttgagtttttgtctcacaaaatttttgcaataacaccatatttggtgtttgtaTCAAAAAACAGtccaaaaatgaatttgagtttagtgtatgATTGGAGAAAATTTATACATCAAAACACATTTTTTgtgtatggttggagatggtctaagcctaataaattatttttacatgATAAAGgttaaaatacaaatttaaaaattggatattgTGACCAATTCCATAAGTATTTGGCTAtgaatattttggattttcatattctaattttt
The genomic region above belongs to Salvia hispanica cultivar TCC Black 2014 chromosome 3, UniMelb_Shisp_WGS_1.0, whole genome shotgun sequence and contains:
- the LOC125213470 gene encoding shaggy-related protein kinase epsilon isoform X2, which gives rise to MASGGVAADKPQCDAMLVDKLPEEINEMKIEDEKEMEAAVVDGNGTETGHIIVTTIGGKNGQPKQTISYMAERIVGQGSFGIVFQAKCLEAGETVAIKKVLQDKRYKNRELQTMRLLDHPNVVSLKHCFFSTTDKDELYLNLVLEYVPETVYRVGRHYSKANQRMPMIYVKLYTYQIFRALAYIHGIGVCHRDIKPQNLLVNPHTHQLKLCDFGSAKVLVKGEPNISYICSRYYRAPELIFGATEYTSAIDIWSVGCVLAELLLGQPLFPGESGVDQLVEIIKVLGTPTREEIKCMNPNYTEFKFPQIKAHPWHKIFHKRTPPEAVDLVSRLLQYSPNLRYSALEACIHPFFDELRDPNTRLPNGRPLPPLFNFKPAELKGASLELLSKLVPEHARKQFPAVAS
- the LOC125213470 gene encoding shaggy-related protein kinase epsilon isoform X1; translated protein: MASGGVAADKPQCDAMLVDKLPEEINEMKIEDEKVEKEMEAAVVDGNGTETGHIIVTTIGGKNGQPKQTISYMAERIVGQGSFGIVFQAKCLEAGETVAIKKVLQDKRYKNRELQTMRLLDHPNVVSLKHCFFSTTDKDELYLNLVLEYVPETVYRVGRHYSKANQRMPMIYVKLYTYQIFRALAYIHGIGVCHRDIKPQNLLVNPHTHQLKLCDFGSAKVLVKGEPNISYICSRYYRAPELIFGATEYTSAIDIWSVGCVLAELLLGQPLFPGESGVDQLVEIIKVLGTPTREEIKCMNPNYTEFKFPQIKAHPWHKIFHKRTPPEAVDLVSRLLQYSPNLRYSALEACIHPFFDELRDPNTRLPNGRPLPPLFNFKPAELKGASLELLSKLVPEHARKQFPAVAS